The following proteins are encoded in a genomic region of Magnolia sinica isolate HGM2019 chromosome 1, MsV1, whole genome shotgun sequence:
- the LOC131244162 gene encoding probable F-box protein At4g22030 has translation MAALQASGLLSTPSIPSAQCHGRFVAVLHAPELKKNHISFPKLPIGNVEEFNTHVGNLLQFKIETQRTAIERGDGDMIATVTKLYAIAEAVADRVEMHTNIGDQRNNWNNLLVNSINAITLTAATMAGLCAIPTGTTPLLALKVSSALLHLAATGMLLLVNKIQPSQLAEEQRNAARLFRQLHTEIQTTLALRTPTPMDVKDAMERVLALDKAYPLPLLPGMLDKFPAIVEPTRWWLSNNSEASESQTVPAQNNTNGWSGKLEEEMRGVLEVLRRKDTAEYVRLRKLVLKVNKILAVSGPLLTGLAALGTSFVGSPSQGSWTVLVGVAGGALASIVNTLEHGGQVGMVFEMYRNCAGFYRLLEESIESNLKERETHKRENGELFEMKVALQLGRSLSELRNLAASSSSKNNVEGGMDEFAGKLF, from the coding sequence ATGGCTGCCTTGCAAGCCTCTGGTCTATtatcaacaccatcaataccatcAGCACAATGCCATGGTAGATTTGTTGCAGTTCTCCATGCCCCTGAACTTAAGAAGAATCACATCTCTTTTCCAAAGTTACCGATAGGAAATGTGGAGGAATTCAACACCCATGTTGGAAATCTGCTGCAATTCAAAATTGAAACACAAAGGACGGCAATTGAGAGAGGTGATGGGGACATGATCGCTACTGTCACCAAGCTTTATGCGATTGCAGAGGCAGTTGCTGATAGGGTGGAGATGCACACGAACATCGGTGATCAGAGGAACAATTGGAACAATCTCCTTGTCAACTCCATCAATGCAATCACTCTCACAGCTGCGACCATGGCCGGACTCTGCGCCATCCCAACTGGGACCACCCCACTCTTGGCACTGAAGGTCTCATCGGCTCTCTTGCATTTGGCAGCGACAGGAATGTTGTTGTTGGTGAACAAGATACAGCCCTCCCAACTTGCCGAAGAACAAAGGAATGCTGCCCGGTTGTTCCGTCAGCTCCACACAGAAATCCAAACCACCCTTGCTCTCCGAACTCCTACCCCAATGGATGTGAAGGATGCAATGGAGAGGGTGTTGGCGCTTGACAAGGCTTACCCTCTTCCATTGCTCCCAGGAATGCTCGATAAGTTCCCAGCTATAGTGGAGCCAACTAGATGGTGGCTTTCTAACAATTCAGAAGCATCAGAGTCACAAACGGTTCCTGCACAAAATAATACGAATGGTTGGAGTGGGAAACTTGAAGAGGAAATGAGAGGCGTTCTTGAAGTCTTGAGGAGAAAGGATACCGCAGAGTATGTGCGACTGAGAAAGTTGGTCTTGAAAGTTAATAAGATTTTAGCAGTCTCCGGACCTCTACTCACTGGCCTTGCTGCTCTTGGGACTTCTTTTGTGGGGTCTCCTTCACAAGGGTCATGGACGGTATTGGTTGGTGTCGCTGGTGGAGCATTGGCAAGCATAGTAAACACTTTAGAACATGGCGGACAAGTAGGGATGGTATTTGAGATGTATCGGAACTGTGCCGGCTTCTATCGTCTCTTGGAAGAGTCGATTGAATCAAACCTTAAGGAAAGAGAGACACATAAGAGGGAGAATGGGGAATTGTTTGAGATGAAGGTGGCTCTACAGTTGGGAAGGAGTCTCTCAGAGCTCAGGAATCTTGCTGCATCATCTTCTTCTAAAAACAATGTGGAAGGTGGAATGGATGAGTTCGCCGGGAAGCTCTTCTGA